The DNA sequence GAGCGCCATCCAGTCCGGCAGCACTGCACGGTGTCGCTGCAGCAACTCCGCGTGCGCGCCGGTCGTCGCGTCGCCTCCGGTCATGTGTGGCCTCCCCACGTCAGCATGCCTCTCCACCGTCGTCCCCGGGCACCACCCGGACAACCCCCTGCGCCCCTCCCGCCCCATTACTCATGATCGTGCCCCATGATCGTGATCGGATCGGTACGGCGTTTCGCCGCTTTATCCGATCACGATCATGAGGTCTGGGGATTGAGGGCTGCGACGCGGCCGGCCCGCCAGGTGCGCGGCAGGGTCGGGTAGAGCACCAGGTAACCGACGAACGCCGCGACCAGGCCGACCACCCAGCTGTAGTCGTAGAGCGGTTTGAGCACCGGGATCAGGCCGTCGGCCGGGAACGGGCCGTTGCCCGGAGCCGAATAGGCCCCGCCGACGGCGAGCACCATCCCGATCAGGCAGGTCACGATCCCGACCGGATTCCATCCGTTCCAGAACCAGTAGCGGCTCTCCGGCAGGTAGAGCTCGGCGAGGTGGAGGCTGGCGCGGTGCACCATCCAGTAGTCGGCGATCAGGATGCCGGCCACCGCCCCGAGCAGGCCGCCGTAGAAGCCGAGCCAGGTGTAGATGTAGATGTGCGGATCGGTCAGCAACCGCCACGGCTGCACCGCGATGCCGACGACGCCGGTGATCAGGCCGCCGGTCCGGAAGCTGACGAACCGCGGGGCCAGGTTGGAGAAGTCGTAGGACGGGCTGACCGTGTTGGCGGCGACGTTGGTCGCCAGCGTCGCCACGACGACGGTGATCAGCGCGAAGGCGATCGCCACCGGGTTGCTCAGCTTGCCGGACAGCTTGATCGGGTCCCAGATCGGAGCGCCGTAGACCACCTGCGTGCCGGACGTGATCAGCACGGCAATTAAGGAGAAGAAGGTCATGGTGGTGGGCAGCCCCAGGACCTGGCCCCAGGCCTGCTTGCGCTGGCTGCCGCCGAACCGGGTGAAGTCCGGGATGTTGAGCGACAGCGTGGACCAGAACGCGATCATGCCCATCAGGGACGGGAAGAAGACCGGCCAGAACTTCGACCCCCAGCCGAGCTTCGAGCCCTCGTGCACCAGCGGGCCGAGGCCGTGCGCCTTGATCGAGATGTAGATCAACAGGGCGATCGCCCCGACGAGCACGAACGGCGCCGCCCAGTTCTCGAACCGGCGCAGGGTGTCCATGCCGCGCAGGATGATGGCCATCTCCAGCACCCAGAAGATCGCGAAGGACAGCCACTGGGTCCACGCATAGCCGTAGACGACCGAGGCGTCGGCCCAGCCGTGCCCGGCCAGGGCCCCGATGAGGACGAAGATCCCCTCGCCTCCGATCCACGTCTGGATCCCGAACCAGCCGCAGGCGATCAGGGCCCGGAGTACGGCGGCAAGGTTGGCGCCGCGGATCCCGAAGGAGGCCCGCGCGAAGACGGGGAACGGGATTCCGTACTTGGTGCCGGCGTGGCTGTTGAGCAGCATCGGGATCAGCACGAGAAGGTTGCCGAGTGCGATGGTCAGGATGGCCTGCACCCAGCCCATGCCGAGGGCGATCAGCCCGGAGGCGAGCAGGTAGCTGGGGATGTTGTGGGCCATCCCGACCCAGAGCGCGGCGAAGTTGTAGGTGGTCCAGCGTCGCTCGTCGATCGTCGTGGGCGCGAGATCGTCATTGCAGTACTTACTCGTCTGAAGTCGGGCGTCGGTGACGTCGAGGGTCACCCGTCCGTCGGGCAGTTGTTGCTGCAGATCGTCGACCACCGCCATGTCGGCCTCCGCCAAGAGATGAACATTCGACGGGACACCCTACGACGCCGCGCCGGGACTCCCTACCCCCCGCGGCGGATGGCCGGTTTATGCGGTTTTGGTCGGGCGGTCAGCCCACCCAGACCGTCTTGGCGTTACAGAACTCGCGGATACCGAGGTCGGCGAGCTCCCGCCCGTAGCCGGACCGCTTGATCCCGCCGAACGGCAGCTGCGGGTGGGAGGTCACCATCCCGTTGACGAAGACCTGCCCCGCGGCGAGGTCGGCCACGAGGCGCTCCTGCTCCGGCGGGTCGGAGGTCCAGGCGTTGGAGCCCAGGCCGAAGGTCGTCGCGTTGGCGATGTCGATGGCCTCGTCGATGTCGGCGGCGCGGAACAGAGTCGCGACCGGACCGAAGGACTCCTCGGCGTAGAGCCGCATCTGTGTGGTGATGCCGGCGAGCACCGTCGGTGGGTAGAACCAGCCCGGCCGGTCCGGGCGTTGTCCGCCGCAGAGGACCTGCGCACCTTTGCTCACGGCGTCGGCGACGAGTTCCTCGAGGTCGGTGCGACCCTGCTCGGTGGCGACCGGACCGACGTCGGTGTCCTCGTCGGCCGGATCGCCGACGACCAGTGACGACATCCGCTCGACGAACTGCGCGGCGAAGTCGTCGTAGACGTCGGTGTGGACGATGAACCGCTTCGCGGCGATGCAGGACTGTCCGTTGTTCTGCACCCGGGCGGTGACCGCCGTCGAGACGGCCCTGTCGAGGTCGGCCGAGGGCATGACGACGAAGGCGTCGCTGCCGCCGAGTTCGAGGACCGTCTTCTTGACCTCGTCGCCGGCGATCTTCGCCACCGACCGGCCGGCCGGCTCGCTGCCGGTGAGGGTGGCGGCGGCGACCCGGGGGTCGCGCAGCACGGCCTCGACGTCGCCCGCCCCGATGAGCAGGGTCTGGAAACAGCCGGACGGGAAGCCGGCGCGGGTGAAGAGCTCACCGAGGTAGAGCGCGGTCTGCGGGACGTTGGAGGCATGCTTGAGCAGGCCGACGTTGCCGGCCATCAGGGCCGGTGCGGCGAAGCGGACCACCTGCCAGAGCGGGAAGTTCCACGGCATCACTGCAAGTACGACGCCGAGCGGCTGGTAGCGCACGTAGGCCCGGCTGGCGTTGACCGCCCCCGCGTCGGCCGGGACGTCGGAGAGGAAGGACTCGGCGTTCTCCGCGTAATAGCGCATCCCGGTGGCGCACTTCACTGCCTCCGCCCGCGCGGAGACGAGCGTCTTCCCCATCTCCGTCGTCATAGTCGCGGCGATCGCGTCCTGCTCCTGCTCCAGCAGGTCGGCGGCGCGGGTCATCCATTCCGCCCGCTGGACGAACGCCGTCCGCCGGAAGGAGTCGAAGGTCGCCGCCGCCAGGGCGATCCGCTCCTCGACCTCGTCGTGGGTGAGCGAGTCGAAGGTCTTGACCGTCTCACCCGTCGCCGGGTTGACCGTTGCGAAGGCCATGTCGCCGTCCTTTCCGCACCACACGTCCCCTAGTGAACGTACGACTCGAACGTACAAGCACCCTGGGTCGAGCGTCAGGCGGTGCGGCGATCGACCGCGGCTCAGCCGCGGTGCAGATCGTCGAGAGCCAGGTTGAGCTTGACCACGTTGACGCCCGGCTCGCCCAGGAAGCCGAGGCCGCGACCCCGGGTCTGGGCGCGGACCAGACTGCGCACCGTCGCCGGAGCGATCCCGCGGGCCCGGGCCACCCGGTCGACCTGGATGGCCGCGTACGCCGGGGAGATCTCCGGGTCCAGTCCGCTGCCGCTCGCGGTCACCGCGTCGGCAGGGACGGCCGGATCGGCGGGTGCGTTGCCCCGGATCGGGACCGTCACCCCACGGCTGTAGTCCTCGCCGAACTTCGCGCACTCGACGCGTACCCCGTCGTACCGGGACAGGAACGGCGTCGTCGGGCAGGCCTGGTTGACGCTCACGACCCGCACGACCCGGCCGACGGTCCCGTTGCTGTGGATGACGGACAGCACCGCACCCACGCCGTCCGGCGTACAGAACGGCCGGGCCCCGCTGACCCCGTCGGACTTCCCGACGGCGAGGCTGCGGCTGCAGACCTGGGTGAGCAGGCTCTGGGTACCGGTGTCGGCCTTGTCCTTCGGGTTGGGCAGCGTGTCAACGATGTTCTCCGGACCGAGGTTGCTGGCCGAGCTGGCGGTCGGGTCGTAGCCGTCCCCGGCGGCCGAGGGCCGGCTCTGGAAGTACTTCGGGATCGCGTTGCCGGCCTTGTCGGTGAACGACTGGCCGATCAGCGACGATCCGACCCGCTTTCCGTCGGCGGCATTGACGAACGACCCGTTCGCCCTGCTGTTCAGGCCGGGGATCTGACCGATGCCGAAGACCACCAGCGGGTAGGCGACGCCGAGGACGACGGTGAACACGAGCAGGATCCGTAGCGCGGCGATGTGCTGACGGAGCCAATTGGGTAGGCGGTCCATTGTTACCTGATTCCCGGGATGAACTGGATGAGCAGGTCGATGAGCTTGATTCCGATGAACGGCGCGATCAGACCGCCGACACCGTAGATGTAGAGGTTGCGACGGAGCATGCTTGCGGCATTGCTCGGGCGATAGCGCACGCCACGAAGTGCCAGTGGGATCAACGCGATGATGACGAGCGCATTGAAGATGACGGCCGACAGGATTGCCGACTCCGGCGAGTGCAGCCCCATGATGTTGAGCCTGCCCAGACCCGAGTAGACGCCGGCAAACATTGCCGGGATAATCGCGAAGTACTTCGCGACGTCGTTGGCGATCGAGAAGGTTGTCAGAGCGCCGCGGGTGATCAGCAGTTGCTTGCCGATCTCCACGACCTCGATCAGCTTCGTGGGGTTGGAGTCGAGGTCGACCATGTTGCCGGCCTCTTTGGCCGCCGACGTACCGGTGTTCATCGCGACGCCGACGTCGGCCTGGGCGAGTGCGGGGGCGTCGTTGGTGCCGTCCCCGGTCATCGCGACAAGCTTCCCGCCCTCCTGCTCCTTGCGGATCAGCGCCATCTTGTCCTCGGGCGTCGCTTCGGCGAGAAAGTCGTCGACACCGGCCTCGTCGGCGATCGCCCTGGCGGTCAGCGGGTTGTCGCCGGTGATCATGACGGTGCGGATGCCCATCCGACGCATCTCGTCGAAGCGCTCCCGCATGCCCTGCTTCACGACATCCTTGAGGTGGATGACGCCGAGGACGCGTGCTCTACCGTCGACCTTCTCGGCGACGACGAGCGGCGTGCCACCCGAGGCCGAGATGCCGTCGACGGTCGAGCCGATCTCATCGGGCACCTGCTGCCCGCTCTCCCGCACCCACGCGATCACCGCCGCGGCCGCGCCCTTGCGGACCTGGCGCGGTCGGCCGTTGTGCGACGCGAGGTCTACGCCGGACATCCGGGTCTGGGCGCTGAACTCGACGAAGGTCGCGCCGCCGAGTTCGCCTTCGGTCCGTTCCCGCAGGCCGTATTCGGTCTTGGCGAGGACGACGATGCTGCGGCCCTCGGGTGTCTCGTCGGCGAGGCTGGACAAGTGGGCGCCGTCGGCGAGCTCCGCTGCGTCGACCCCGGTCACCGGTATGAACTCGCTCGCCTGCCGGTTTCCGAGCGTGATCGTGCCCGTCTTGTCGAGCAGCAGGGTGTTGACGTCGCCGGCCGCCTCGACGGCCCGACCGGACATGGCGAGCACATTCCGTTGCACGAGCCGGTCCATGCCGGCGATACCGATGGCCGAGAGCAGCGCACCGATGGTCGTCGGAATCAGACAGACGAGGAGGCTGACGAGAACGATGCCGCTGAGTCCCTGCGCGCCCAGGGCGGCGGTGTCGGGGACGCCGGGCTGGCTGACCTTGGAGAAGATGGCCAGCGGCTGCAGAGTGGCGACGGCGAGCAGGAAGATGACAGTCAACGCCGCGAGCAGGATGTTGAGCGCGATCTCGTTGGGGGTCTTCTGGCGCGACGCGCCTTCGACGAGAGCGATCATCCGGTCGATGAAGCTCTCCCCCGGCCGTTGTGTCACCTCGACGACGATCTGGTCGGAGAGCACCTTCGTCCCTCCGGTCACCGCCGACCGGTCACCGCCCGATTCGCGGATTACCGGCGCGGATTCACCGGTGATCGCGGACTCGTCGACGCTGGCGACGCCGTCGACGACGTCGCCGTCCGCCGGGATCGTCTCCCCTGCGGCGACGACCACGTGGTCGCCCATCTGTAGTTGCGGCGCGGACACCGACTCCACCCGGTCGACGGCGACCGGCCGATCCGGGTCCCACGCGAGCAGCCGCCGGGCCATGGTGTCGGTCTTGGCGCGACGCAGCGTCTCGGCCTGCGCCTTGCCTCGTCCTTCGGCCACCGCCTCGGCGAGGTTCGCGAAGTAGACCGTGAGCCACAGCCACGCGGTGATCAGCCAGCCGAAGACACTGGAGTTGGCGATCGCCAGCACCGTCGTGAACACTGCACCGATCTCGCAGATGAACATGACCGGGTTGTGCCACAGGGTGCGTGGATCGAGCTTGCGCAGGGCGTCCGGGGTCGACCGCCACAGCTGCTTCGGGTCGAGCAGTCCGCCGGATACCCGCCGCGGGCCGTTCGGCTCGGACGCCGCCTCGGTCATCGGAACCTCGGCCGGAATGACGGTCATTTAGTGCAGCCCTTCTGCGAGCGGTCCCAGCGCGAGCGCGGGGAAATAGGTGAGTGCGACGACGATGATGACGACGCCGGCCACCATTCCGACGAACTGCGGTCGATACGTCGGCAGGGTTCCGGCCGATTCGGGGACCGGTTTCTGTTGAGCCAGCGACCCGGCCAGTGCGATGACGAACACCATCGGCAGGTACCGCGCGACCAACATGGCCAGGCCAAGGGCGGTGTTCCACCAGGTGGTATCCACCGACAACCCGGCGAACGCCGAGCCGTTGTTGTTGCTCGCCGACATGAAGGCGTAGAGCACCTCGGACAGACCGTGCGGGCCGGAATTGAGCATGCTGGCCCGTTCGCCGGGTAACGCCATCGCAAACGCCGTACCGATGAGGACACAGGCGGGAGTAGCCAGGATGTATAACGCGGCGAACTTGATTTCGCGTCCGCCGAGTTTCTTCCCGAGATACTCCGGTGTTCGCCCGATCATCAGCCCGGCGACGAACACCGCGATGATCGCGAGCACGAGAATGCCGTACAGGCCGGACCCGGTGCCGCCGGGCGCGATCTCGCCCAACCCCATGTCGACGATCGTCACCATGCCGCCGATCGATGTGTAGGAGTCGTGGAACGAGTCGACGGCGCCCGTCGAGGTCAGGGTCGTTGAGGACGCGAATACCGCCGATTGCGGTACACCGAAGCGTGCCTCCGTCCCTTCGGTCGAGGCGCCGACGGCGACCGGCACGGTCCCGTGATGGGCGACCTGGTAGCCGACGTTCACTCCGACACTGATCAGCGCGAGCAGGGCCATCACCGCGACGATTGCCCGTCCCTGCCGCCGGTCGCCCACCATCCGCCCGAAGGTCCGCGGCAGCGAGAAACTGATCGCGAGCAGCAGGTAGATCTGGATCCAGTTGGTCCACGTCGTGGGGTTTTCGAACGGGTGCGCCGAGTTGGCGTTGAAGAAGCCGCCGCCGTTGGTTCCGAACTGCTTGATGGCCTCCTGCGAGGCGACCGGGCCCCCGGGAATGGACTGTTTGCCGCCGGTGACCGTCGTGACGGTGGTGAAGGCGTGGAAGTTGTCGATCGCGCCGGCACCGATGAAGACGATCGCCATGACGAACGAGATCGGGAGCAGGATCCGCAGGCAGGTCCTGGTCAGGTCCACCCAGAAGTTTCCGAGCTTGTTGGTCCGGTGTCGCGCGAAGCCGCGTACCAACGTGATGGCGACGACGATGCCGACCGCGGCGGACACGAAGTTCTGGACGGCCAGACCGGCCATCTGCACCAGGTAGCCGGCGGCGGACTCACCGGAGTACGCCTGCCAGTTGGTGTTGGTGGCGAAGCTGGCAGCGGTGTTGAACGCGAGGTCAGGTTTGAATCCCGGAAAGCCGAGGTTGAGGAACAATGCGTGCTGAATCCTCAGGAACAAGTAGAGAAAGAGCACGGAGACCAGGGAGAACGCCAGCATGCTCCGCAGGTACGTCGGCCACGGCTGCTCGACGTCCGGGTTGACCCCGGTCAGTCGGTAGACCCCGCGCTCAACGCGGCTGTGGCTCGTCCGTGTGAAGACGCGGGCCATGTAGTCGCCGAGGAAGCGATAGGTGATGGCCAACGCCACCGCAAGCGAGGCGATGAAGATGATGACGGCGGTGGTGTCACTCATTCAGAACCGCTCCGGGAACACTAGCGCGAGGACGAGGAAAACTGTCAGGAGTGCGGCCAGGATGAGTCCGACCAGATTGGCGGCGCTCACAGCTTCTCGGCTCCCTTCGCCGCCAGGGCCAGCAGACCAAAGACACCCAGAATGACCAGGACGAAGATGAAGTCCGTCATGACTTCCTCGCTCTCGAGACGAACCCGAGCCACTCGGTACCTTTCGGCGAGTGCTCGACGACGCCCCGATTCAACGCGCGGTCACGGACAACTGTCACCATGAAGACGGCCCTGATACGCGCGCGACGAAAGTATTAACGAGCTATATACGGCGGCGGCGTTGACGCACGACTGCGTCCAGGAAGATTAGCTCGGCGAAGTATGTGTCTCTGCAGTATCCGGGCGTCCGGTGCATAACTCGTCGAGCCGCTCGAGGGTTTTGCTCATGCTCTCGATCCAGATCCGACCGCCGTCCATGGCGACGCGCTCGTCCTCGGGCGCTGCCCCCATCGCGCATCGGGCGCGGAGGCGTCCGGGTGTCCACACCCGGCCTCCGGCTCCCAGCCGATGCGGCGGTCGCGTTCGTACTCCACGACGTGGTTGTTCATCTCGTAGTCGCCGTGCTCGGAGTAGTACATCTGCTCCGTGTACTCACGATCAGCGCCTCCCGGTCCCGGGTGGTCCCCGGTGAACCGGAAAGCCTCAGACGCCGGCGGCGGTGACGATGAAGTCGGTGATGAAGCCCGCCAGCAGGCCGATCAGTATGCCCCAGGCGAGTAGATCGCGGCGACTGGACTTCGACCCGACACCGATCAGCTGGATCACGACGTAGAGGATCGAGCCGGCGGCCAGGGTCAGGAAGATGACGCTGACCGGCTCAGAGGTGACGGAGTGCCCGATCAAGGTGCCGAGGAAGGTGGGGCCACCGCCGATCAGGCCCAGCATCAGCAGGAACGGCCAGCTCGGTCGGTCGGCCTCAATGTCGGCGGTCAGGGGCGCGGTGATGCCGAACCCTTCGGTTGCGTTGTGCAGACCGAACCCGATCACCAGCAGCACCGCGAGGCTGATGTCGCCGCTGCCGGCCGATCCGCCGATCGCCAACCCTTCGGCGAAGTTGTGCAGGCCGATCCCCACGGCGATCAGCAGAGCGAGCCGGCGGGCGGGCGCCCAGGTCGCGATCCCGGACCGATGGTCGACGTCGAGCTCCCCCGCCGTCATCGCGCCAGGCCCCGCCCGGCGCGGCGTGGCCGCCCGCTTGCCGAGCGACCGCTCGTAGTAGACCAGCGACATCAGCCCGACGATCAGCCCGGCGCCGAAGAGGATGCCGTAGCCGAACACCGGCCCGATCCCGCCGCTGTGATCGTGCAGGTGGGTCAGCGCGGTGTCGATCGGCTCGTACGCCGCCGACAGCACGTCCCAGACGAGGAACAGCAGTACTCCGACAGCGATCGCGTTGAGCATCAGACGCAGGTTGGGTGCGGGTCGGCGCAGCCGTCCCACCGGGAGGCCGAGCACGATCGTGACTCCGGCGATGAAGCCGAGCAGCAGGGTCTGTCCGAGGCCCATGGCGAGTTACTCCTCCGGGGTGCGGTGCCAACGGCGCGAACCGTACCAGCATTAGGTTAGGCAACCCTAACCCGCGGGGTCGCACGACGGAAGACCTCACGGGTTACCGTTGCACGATGATCGCGCCGGACCGCCTCGCCGTCTTCGCGCTGACCGCGTTCGTGCTCATCGTCATCCCCGGACCCAGCGTCCTTTTCGTCGTCAGCCGCGCGCTCTCCTACGGTCGCCGCGCCGCGCTGCGGACGGTGGTCGGCAACGCATTGGGCGAAGGCGTGATCGTGGTCGCCGTTGCGGTCGGTGTCGGTGCGCTGGTCGAAGAGTCCGTCCTGGTGTTCACCATCATGAAGCTGGTCGGCGCCGCCTATCTGATCCTGCTCGGGATCAAGGCGATCCGGGACCGTCGCTCGCTGGTCACGCTCCTCGAGCCCGCCGTCGCACCACGCACCGACCGGCGGACACTCCTCGACGGCGTCGTGGTGGGGCTCACCAACCCGAAGTCGCTCATCTTCTTCGCCGCGATCCTTCCGCAGTTCGCCAACCGATCCGCCGGCCACGTTCCGCTGCAGCTGATCGTCCTCGGCGTGATCTTCATCTTGATCGCGTTGGTCTCCGACACCGCGTGGGGCATCGCGGCGGGCGGCCTGCGCACCTGGTTCGCCCGCTCGCCCCGACGGCTCGAACGGATCGGAGGTGCGGGCGGCCTGGTGATGATCGGCCTCGGCACCCGACTCGCCCTGACCGGTCGACACGACTGACCCGAGCACCGAAGCGATGAATTCCTCAACCGCCGGGGGTCATAGGCGCATGAACACACTCACCTGCCACATCTCGGTCTCGCTCGACGGCTTCGTCGCCGGGGCAAACCAGACCGCCAAGGATCCGCTCGGACAAGGCGGCGAGCGCCTTCACGAGTGGGCGTTCAACACCGACAGCTGGCGCCGGCGCCACGGGCTGGAGGAAGGCGAGCGGACCACCAGCTCCGATGTCATCGACGAGGTCTCCACCGGTGTCGGCGCGGTCATCATGGGCCGCAAGATGTTCGCCGGGGCCGGTCCGTGGGACGAGTCGTGGCGGGGCTGGTGGGGCGAGGACCCGCCGTTCCATGTCCCGGTCTTCGTCCTCACCCACAACAAGCGTGAGCCGCTGCCGATGCAGGGCGGCACGACCTTCAACTTCGTCACCGACGGGATCGAGTCCGCGCTCGAGCAGGCCCGCAGTGCCGCGGGCGGGAAGAACATCCTGGTGGCCGGCGGAGCGAGCGCCGTACAGCAGTACCTCGCGGCGGGGTTGCTGGACGAGCTCTATCTACACATCGCCCCGGTCGTTCTCGGAGCCGGGGAGCGGCTACTCGACAATGTCGGCGACCCCACCCTCGAGCCCGTGAAGGTGGTCGCCTCGCCCGGCGTCACCCACATCAAGTACCGCGTGGACCACGACTCGGCTTGAACGCCACGTTCACGCGGACTGGGGTAGCTGGACCGGCTGGCCCTCGGTCGCGGACGCGTAGGCGGCGAGCACGATTTGTAGCGTGCGCCGGCCGACCGCACCGTCGGGCCGGGCCGGGCGCCCCTCACGGATCGAGGACAGGAACTCCTCCATCATCAGGGCGTCGAGGTTGGTGCCGTAGCTCCGCCAGACCGCTCCCCCGCTGCGGTCGTCGAATCCGTCGACGGCCTGCCCGAACGCGTCGAAGGACGCCGATCCGCCGGCTCCCTCCACGGTGAGCGTCAGACCTCCCCAGGTCGGAAAGGTCTCGGGGCGGTTCCAGCTGCAGTCGATGGTCGCCACCGTGCCGTCGTCGTAGGTGACCGTGACCAACCCGCCGGTCTCGACCTCCACCTCGGGGTGCACGATCCGGTTGGTCTGGGCGTAGACCTCCACCGCGCGGGCGTCGAGCAGGTCGTCGAGCAGATCCGCCAGGTGCACGGTGTGGTCCATCAACGAGCCGCCGCCGGCCAGCTCCGGGTCGGCGAACCAGCTGCGCGCGGCGATCGGGATCCGCCCGTTGTTGGTGCCCGACGCGGAGCGGATCGGGCCGAGCCCACCACCGTGCAGCCGCGCCCGCATGGCCCGGAACCCCGGGTGGAAGCGCACCGGGTACGCCGTCATCAGCGTGACGCCGGAGCGCGTGCATGCGGAGATCATGGCGTCGGCGTCGTCCAGCGTCGTCGCGAGCGGCTTCTCGCACAGCACATGAACTCCGGCCTCCGCGGCCCGCTCGGTGAGGCCGCGGTGCCGGGCGTTCTCGCTGCACACCACCACTGCGTCCGGCGCCCAGGCGAAGAGCTCGTCGTAGTCGTCGACATAGTCGACGTCCAGCTTCTCCGCCAACTCCCGACCGCGAACCTCACCGGGCGCTCCGAGCGCCGACTCCGGGTCGGCGGTCAACAGCGCCACGTCCGGACGCGACCGCAGCAGCGACGCATAGCCTGCGGCATGCACATGGGCGAAGGACAACAGGCCGACCTTCAGCGGTCGGTCGGCCGTCATCGGTGCCGGGGTCACTCGGTCATCTCCTTCGGGCTCACGGCTCGGCCGGTCCGGGCGGATTCCAGTCCGGCGAGCGCGATGTCGAGCGCGGCCAGTCCGTCTTCGGCTCCGACCCGGGTCGGCGGCCCGCCGTCGAGCGCCCCGGCGAATTCCCGCAGCTCGGTGAGGAACGGCGACTCGGTGTGCGCGTCGAGCGGCAGCAGCCCACCGCCCTGCGGGTCGGGCTCGGCCAGGTCCCACGTCACCGCCGGACGCCGGGTCGAGTCGTCTACGAGCAGGCCACTGGACCCGCTCAGCGAGAAGCTGGTGCGGAACACCGTCCGCGGATGACCCCAGGCGCCGGTGATGTGGGTGAGCGCACCACTCTCGTGCGTCAGGACGGCGTACGCCGTCGTCGGCTCGGGATCGCCGCCGGTGATCCGGGCGAAGACCCGTTCGACGTCACCGGCGATCCACCGGGCGAAGTCGATGTCGTGGATCATCTGGTCGACGATGATCCCGCCGGACAGGCCGACGTCGTGGAACCAGCCCCGACTCGGGCCGGCACCCCGGCGGGAGAACCGCAGTACGGCGGGCGTGCCGATGCCTCCCTCGTCGACGGCCCGCTTGGCGGCGGCGTACGCCGGGTAGAACCGGACGACCTGGCCGGGATAGAGCGCCACGCCGGCCGAGCGGCAGGCCTCGATCATCGCCGCGGCCTTCGCGTGGGTGCGGGCGAGCGGCTTCTCGCAGATCACGTGCCGGCCGGCCCGGGCCGCGGCGATCACGATCTCGTCGTGGGTGAAGGTCGGCGTACATACGTCCACCACATCAGCGGCGGCCAGCAACTCGTCGAGGCTCCGGCACACCGTCGCCTCGTGCCGCGCGGCCAGCGCCGGCGCCTGGCCGTCGGTCGAGTGGATCGCCAGTTTCGCGCCGAGCCGCCGCCAGGCGGCAAGGTGCGGCGACGCGATGCCGCCGGCGCCGACGACGCCGACCCGTAGCGGGGCCGTCATCGGCGCCCGTCCTGTCTGTTGCCAGTGGTCATGGGAAGCCATCGTGGCAGAACCGGACGAGCGCGCCGCCGCCGGCAGCGATCAGTGAGAGTGCTGGTCCGCGCGCGTATCGTCGAAGCCGGGTGACGGCCCAGGCGGCCCGTCACCACCGTGGTCATCGTTCGGGCGGGTCAGGAGGTCTTGTGGCGGACTGGGACGGTCACGGACTGCCCCCGGCGGCCGCTGCCCGGATGGAGCGGTTCGGCCGGTCCGGACTCCGCACCTCGCTGCTCCCCGTCGCCGGTGCGGCCGGCGTCGAGGCGGTCGGCCTCAGCCCGGTGGGCGAGGTCATGGGGTGCATGGTCGAGCAGATCGGCTGGCAGGGCTATCGGGGCTGCGGGTACGGCTACGGCTATCAGTACGGCGGCTACGGCTACGGCGGGGGTTACTCGACGCCGACCGTGACCAGCGGGCAGGCCGGCAGCCAGTATTCGGGCTACAAGCCCTACGTCGACGCCCTCTACCGCGGTTACAACACGGCGCTGGAACGGATGGCGACCGAGGCGATCCAGGTGGGCGCCGACGGCATCGTCGGGGTGCGGCTGTCCGCGGAGCGCCTG is a window from the Mycobacteriales bacterium genome containing:
- the kdpA gene encoding potassium-transporting ATPase subunit KdpA — encoded protein: MSDTTAVIIFIASLAVALAITYRFLGDYMARVFTRTSHSRVERGVYRLTGVNPDVEQPWPTYLRSMLAFSLVSVLFLYLFLRIQHALFLNLGFPGFKPDLAFNTAASFATNTNWQAYSGESAAGYLVQMAGLAVQNFVSAAVGIVVAITLVRGFARHRTNKLGNFWVDLTRTCLRILLPISFVMAIVFIGAGAIDNFHAFTTVTTVTGGKQSIPGGPVASQEAIKQFGTNGGGFFNANSAHPFENPTTWTNWIQIYLLLAISFSLPRTFGRMVGDRRQGRAIVAVMALLALISVGVNVGYQVAHHGTVPVAVGASTEGTEARFGVPQSAVFASSTTLTSTGAVDSFHDSYTSIGGMVTIVDMGLGEIAPGGTGSGLYGILVLAIIAVFVAGLMIGRTPEYLGKKLGGREIKFAALYILATPACVLIGTAFAMALPGERASMLNSGPHGLSEVLYAFMSASNNNGSAFAGLSVDTTWWNTALGLAMLVARYLPMVFVIALAGSLAQQKPVPESAGTLPTYRPQFVGMVAGVVIIVVALTYFPALALGPLAEGLH
- a CDS encoding potassium-transporting ATPase subunit F, with protein sequence MSAANLVGLILAALLTVFLVLALVFPERF
- a CDS encoding ZIP family metal transporter produces the protein MGLGQTLLLGFIAGVTIVLGLPVGRLRRPAPNLRLMLNAIAVGVLLFLVWDVLSAAYEPIDTALTHLHDHSGGIGPVFGYGILFGAGLIVGLMSLVYYERSLGKRAATPRRAGPGAMTAGELDVDHRSGIATWAPARRLALLIAVGIGLHNFAEGLAIGGSAGSGDISLAVLLVIGFGLHNATEGFGITAPLTADIEADRPSWPFLLMLGLIGGGPTFLGTLIGHSVTSEPVSVIFLTLAAGSILYVVIQLIGVGSKSSRRDLLAWGILIGLLAGFITDFIVTAAGV
- a CDS encoding LysE family translocator — translated: MIAPDRLAVFALTAFVLIVIPGPSVLFVVSRALSYGRRAALRTVVGNALGEGVIVVAVAVGVGALVEESVLVFTIMKLVGAAYLILLGIKAIRDRRSLVTLLEPAVAPRTDRRTLLDGVVVGLTNPKSLIFFAAILPQFANRSAGHVPLQLIVLGVIFILIALVSDTAWGIAAGGLRTWFARSPRRLERIGGAGGLVMIGLGTRLALTGRHD
- a CDS encoding dihydrofolate reductase family protein; its protein translation is MNTLTCHISVSLDGFVAGANQTAKDPLGQGGERLHEWAFNTDSWRRRHGLEEGERTTSSDVIDEVSTGVGAVIMGRKMFAGAGPWDESWRGWWGEDPPFHVPVFVLTHNKREPLPMQGGTTFNFVTDGIESALEQARSAAGGKNILVAGGASAVQQYLAAGLLDELYLHIAPVVLGAGERLLDNVGDPTLEPVKVVASPGVTHIKYRVDHDSA
- a CDS encoding Gfo/Idh/MocA family oxidoreductase yields the protein MTPAPMTADRPLKVGLLSFAHVHAAGYASLLRSRPDVALLTADPESALGAPGEVRGRELAEKLDVDYVDDYDELFAWAPDAVVVCSENARHRGLTERAAEAGVHVLCEKPLATTLDDADAMISACTRSGVTLMTAYPVRFHPGFRAMRARLHGGGLGPIRSASGTNNGRIPIAARSWFADPELAGGGSLMDHTVHLADLLDDLLDARAVEVYAQTNRIVHPEVEVETGGLVTVTYDDGTVATIDCSWNRPETFPTWGGLTLTVEGAGGSASFDAFGQAVDGFDDRSGGAVWRSYGTNLDALMMEEFLSSIREGRPARPDGAVGRRTLQIVLAAYASATEGQPVQLPQSA
- a CDS encoding Gfo/Idh/MocA family oxidoreductase encodes the protein MASHDHWQQTGRAPMTAPLRVGVVGAGGIASPHLAAWRRLGAKLAIHSTDGQAPALAARHEATVCRSLDELLAAADVVDVCTPTFTHDEIVIAAARAGRHVICEKPLARTHAKAAAMIEACRSAGVALYPGQVVRFYPAYAAAKRAVDEGGIGTPAVLRFSRRGAGPSRGWFHDVGLSGGIIVDQMIHDIDFARWIAGDVERVFARITGGDPEPTTAYAVLTHESGALTHITGAWGHPRTVFRTSFSLSGSSGLLVDDSTRRPAVTWDLAEPDPQGGGLLPLDAHTESPFLTELREFAGALDGGPPTRVGAEDGLAALDIALAGLESARTGRAVSPKEMTE